In Motilibacter aurantiacus, the sequence CAGCTCGATCCGGTCAGCCGGCATCGGGCCTGCCCCGGCCGCCCGTCGGGTCGTCCTCGTCGTCCAGGGTCGTCTCGTCGTCCGGCGCGTCGTCGTCCTCCTCGGTGGCGAGGATCGGGGACGAGTGGTGGACCTGGATGCGCCAGCCGCCGGCCGTGCGGCGCAGCACCTTGGTCGACACGGCCTGCGCGCCGACGAAGCCGTCGCCCTCGTCGTCGCCGGTCAGCATGCTCTCCGCGCAGGTGACCACCGCGGTGTCACCGTGCACGCGGACCTCGAGGTCGGTGAGGAAGAACTGGACGTACGGGGTTCCCGCCATCACCACCGCCCAGGAGCGCAGCACGGCGCTGCGGCCGCGGACCGCAGGCCAGCCGGGATGGATGCAGACCGTCTCGTCCCCGGCGCTGCCGTCCAGCCACAGCGCGCCCATCAGGTCGAGGTCGCCGTGCTCCACGGCGGTGTAGAGCGAGCGGACCGTGCGCTCGACCGCGCGCACGTCGGCTTCGGCGCTCACGCGCGCCCCTTCCCGGCCGCCTGCACCGCGCGGGCCACGGCGACGGCCGCCCGGTTGGCGCGGGCCTCGTGGACGCGTACGCACCAGGCCCCCGCCGCCGCGGCGAGGGCCGTCACGGCGACCGTGGCGTCCGACCGCTCGGCGACCGGAGCCGGTGCCTGGTCGTCGCCGCTGAGCAGCGTGCCGAGGAACCGTTTGCGCGACGCCCCCACGAGCACCGGGAGGCCGAGCGCCGC encodes:
- a CDS encoding nuclear transport factor 2 family protein, which codes for MSAEADVRAVERTVRSLYTAVEHGDLDLMGALWLDGSAGDETVCIHPGWPAVRGRSAVLRSWAVVMAGTPYVQFFLTDLEVRVHGDTAVVTCAESMLTGDDEGDGFVGAQAVSTKVLRRTAGGWRIQVHHSSPILATEEDDDAPDDETTLDDEDDPTGGRGRPDAG